The Glycine soja cultivar W05 chromosome 3, ASM419377v2, whole genome shotgun sequence genome window below encodes:
- the LOC114405500 gene encoding WAT1-related protein At4g30420-like: MGWLKSYLPVMAMLFNQSIYAGISLSTRVAFLQGMSPRVFVVYRHAFATIVIAPIAYFSGRNSGSYYLNLKSFSWIFLTSLIGITLNQNLFFEGLYLASSSVASAMANLVPAVTFIIAACAGMEKVNIRSTRSLAKIIGTVICVSGAVSMALLKGPKLLNAEILPSKSIMASGGDHWLLGCLFLTGCCCAWSVWLILMVPASTSHPDHLSFSAWMCFMATLQSTLVTLLLEPDPHAWKINSLLEFGCTLYSGVIGSAVLLFIQAWCISLRGPLFCAMFNPLFTVIVTILAALLLHEEIYSGSLIGSTGVIIGLYVVHWGKAEKVSEVNVKLTDPKSMVNSTEDVKILINGSSSVKACCKTNNLEEPLLSADSPSHR, translated from the exons ATGGGATGGTTAAAGTCCTACCTGCCAGTAATGGCCATGTTGTTTAATCAGTCCATTTATGCAGGAATTagtctcagcacaagagttgctTTCTTACAAGGAATGAGCCCAAGGGTGTTTGTAGTGTATCGTCATGCTTTTGCAACCATTGTGATTGCTCCAATAGCTTATTTCTCAGG GAGAAATTCTGGCTCctattacttaaatttaaagaGTTTTTCCTGGATATTCTTGACCTCATTAATTGG GATCACGttgaatcaaaatttattttttgagggtCTATATCTGGCCTCTTCTTCAGTCGCAAGTGCAATGGCAAATCTTGTTCCAGCTGTAACATTTATAATAGCAGCTTGTGCAGG AATGGAGAAAGTGAATATTCGAAGCACGAGATCTTTAGCCAAGATAATAGGAACAGTTATATGTGTGAGTGGGGCAGTTTCCATGGCTTTGTTGAAGGGTCCAAAGCTACTAAATGCTGAAATTCTGCCATCAAAATCCATCATGGCCTCAGGAGGCGATCATTGGTTACTGGGTTGTCTATTTCTCACTGGATGCTGTTGTGCTTGGTCAGTCTGGCTCATTTTGATG GTTCCAGCCTCTACAAGCCACCCTGATCACTTATCCTTCTCAGCGTGGATGTGTTTCATGGCAACATTACAATCAACATTAGTGACACTATTGCTCGAGCCAGACCCACATGCATGGAAGATTAATTCTctacttgaatttggttgcacCTTATATTCA GGAGTTATAGGATCTGCAGTATTATTATTTATCCAAGCATGGTGCATTTCGCTAAGAGGTCCTCTCTTCTGTGCAATGTTCAATCCTCTTTTCACAGTCATTGTGACTATATTGGCTGCTTTATTACTTCACGAGGAGATATACTCTGGAAG CTTGATAGGCTCAACTGGAGTGATCATTGGCTTATATGTGGTGCATTGGGGTAAAGCTGAAAAAGTTTCTGAGGTGAATGTGAAATTGACCGATCCAAAATCGATGGTTAATTCAACAGAGGATGTGAAAATATTGATTAACGGTTCTTCTTCTGTAAAAGCATGTTGTAAAACCAATAATTTAGAAGAACCCCTTCTATCTGCTGATTCTCCTTCACATCGTTAA